Sequence from the Bacteroidales bacterium genome:
AGTAACAATAGAGAAAGAATACACTCCTGAGGTTGATGCAGCAGTTAAAAAGACAGGTATTCCCCAAGCAGAAAACCCACTTGTAGAGAAACCTGTAAACGAATACTCCACTTGGGCAGTACCACTATCGGGCAATCCCACATCGCAACCACTACTGGTTAGCGAATTAAAGAGCGAAGATAGTTTTAACAATCAACGTGGATATGCAAATTTTGGGATGGGAAACAATCTCAATATAAACGCCGATGCGGGAATAAGAATTATAAATACAAAACGCAATCAACTTGGCGTATGGTATAACCACACCTCAACAGGAGGACATCTAAAATACCAAGACAACGTACCAGTATATGGTGGCGAAAAAGTATATCAACATTTAAACAGCAATGTTGTAAATGCAACATATAAACACGCCTTTGATAAGTTAGAGTGGACAACAAGTTTTGCATACAAACGTAACAAATTCAACTACTATGGAGCAAAACTTACACCCAACATACCAACTATCAGCGAAACTGAATATCAAAAAGTAAATCAGTATGCCGGAGGAACATCGTTCCGCTCTACAAAAAACAAAGACGTAACAATAAATGCCTCAGTTGGATTCACAGGTTACTATAACAATATAGGTTATATGATTGGAGAAGAGGGAGGAAGAGAGAATCACCTAACAGCAAACCTTGAACTTGCAGCACGATTAGGAAGCAACAACAATCGTTTAGGATTTGAGTTTAATATGAATAACCTATTCTATAACGATGTAGCAGAGGCTGACAACTATACAATGGTATCGCTAACACCATTCTACAAATTCACAAACGAAAAAATCAGATTAAAGGTTGGAGCAAGAATGGATATATCGGTAAACAATGGAACTGTATTACGTTTTGCACCCGACTTTGAATTTAATGCCGATATGGGTAAATACTTTCACTTCTACACAGTTGTTGACGGAGGAAAAGAGATTAACTCATGGAGTAAAATGTCGGCACGAAACATATATATAAATCCCACAAAACAACTTAACAATACATACACAGCAGCAAATGCTATAATGGGATTATTGTTCGATTATATACCCGGAGTACAATTAAGAGTATATGGAGGTATAAAAACCTCAACCAATGCACTCTTTGATATGCGATATAAAGAGAGTATCACAGATGGAATGATTGCATCGTACGAAGTAATAGACTACACTCCAATAGATGCCTATCGTTGGTTAGGAGGAGCAAACATAAACTTTAAAATCAAAAAGATAATAGAGGGAGAGGTTAAATGGACACTCAATAACTGGCGAAGCAGAAACGGAGAGGGAACAATACTATCGGCACTACCCAAAAACGAGTGGAATATAAAAGTTGGAGTAAACCCAATTAAAAACCTATCAATAAATGCAAATTTCTATATGGGAATAGGAAGAGGTTATCGCTACCAAAACTCATTAGGAATGGATGTGTTTGAGAAGATGAGCGACATATATGACCTAAGTCTATCGGCAAACTACTCACTTACAAAATTGATTAGTTTCAACCTACAATGGAATAACATTCTATCACAAAACTACGACATATACTACGGAATGCCAGCACAACGAATGAACTTCCTACTTGGAGCAGCAGTTAAATTTTAACAATTCCAGAAGTATAAAAATCAATAGATAGGGCAATAAGTAACCATTTTATTCGTTTTAAGAGAAGAAATATGAAACGTATATTATACATATTACTTCTCCTACTTGTTGTCACTTTGGCAAATGCACAGACACGCAAATTGGAACGACGCCCGTACGCCGACCAAAAGCGTGTGCATTTTGGATTCTCATTAGGACTCAATATGCAAAACCTACGTTTGGTACCAACAGGAGAACCTGATGAGAACGGAGAGATATGGTTAGCAGATGTACCCACATTCTCACCCGGATTTAATGTAGGACTACTATGCGACCTATACCTGTGCCCTTACCTTAATTTACGCTTCACACCGGCATTTCTTTTCGGTAATAAGACAGTAACATTCCGAGGCGAGTTCTCGGGAGAAGAGCGAAAAACAGATGTAAAATCAAACTATATACAAGCACCCATAGAGTTAAAATATAGTGCAAAGAGATTAAACAACTATCGCCCGTATATAATGGTGGGAGTTGCCCCAACATTTGATGTTTCAAAAAAACGAGGCGACCTTCTTCGCCTTAAAACCTATGACACCTATTTAGAGATAGGATTGGGATGTGACGTATATTTTCAATATTTCAAATTTATTCCCGAACTCAAATTTGCATTCGGACTTCAAGATATCCTAAACCGTAAGAGAGATGACCTTCTCGATCCCGCAGAGTATAAATACACAGCAGCAATTGATCGTGTAAGTTCAAAAATGGTTATTCTCACCTTCTATTTTGAGTAAAAGATAATACTATACTATTTAATAGTTTACGTTGAAGTCATCAACTATCGGCAAGGTTTTAATATATAATTTACCTACAAATATAGGTATTTTTGCCGATATCGGAAAGATTAAATATAATACTTACTCTGTAATTGCAATACGAATTGACTAAATGTCAATTCTATTTGCTAAAGCAAATGACTTTTGCCCTCCGTCGTGCAGAGCACTGCACTCCCCATTTAAAGGCACGAATTGACATGCAAGTCAATTCTAATTACTTCGTAATTGCCTTTAAATGCCCCAATTGCCTCGGTCAAGATTGCGGTAGGTGATGGCCTCTTGAATATGGTAACTCTTAACCTCCTCACTACCTTCAAGGTCGGCAATAGTTCGGGCAACTTTCAATATACGATCGTATGCACGAGCCGATAGATTAAATCTCTCCATTGCAACTTTTAGCATTGCAATACTATCTTTATCGGGTAAAGCCCATTTGTTTAGATGTCTGCTACTCATTTGAGCATTACAATATACTCCGGGAGTATCGGCAAATCGGCGAGTCTGTATCTCTCTTGCACGCATTACACGTTCACGTACAACTGCACTGCTTTCGCCTTTAGCGGTTGATGAGAGCTTTTCAAACTCTACTGGTATAACTTCTATCTGAATATCTATTCGGTCCAACAGCGGGCCTGAAATACGGTTTAAATAGCGTGTAACTGCACCCTCTGAACATATACACTCCTTAGTTGGGTGATTATAGTAACCGCAAGGGCAAGGATTCATACTTGCAACAAGCATAATACCTGCCGGATACTCTACGGTGTTTTTGGCTCGTGAGATAGTTATTTTGCGGTCTTCGAGTGGTTGACGCATTACCTCTAATACTGAACGTGAGAACTCTGGTAATTCATCTAAGAAGAGTACTCCGTTGTGAGCAAGTGAAATCTCTCCCGGTTGGGGATATGTTCCACCACCTACCAAAGCAACACCCGATATGGTGTGATGTGGCGAACGGAACGGACGGCGAGTTATTAAAGCACCGGTATCTCCAGTACGTCCTGCTACTGAATGTATTTTTGTTGTCTCTAAAGCTTCATCAAGAGTAAGAGGGGGTAATATAGTTGGAATACGTTTTGCTAACATTGATTTACCTGATCCCGGAGGACCTACCATTATTAGGTTGTGTCCACCTGCCGCTGCAACTTCAAAGGCACGTTTAACATTCTCCTGACCTTTTACATCTTCAAAGTCAATATCAAAAATCTGTTGCTTATCGTAAAACTCTGTTTGAGCATCAATAACTATCTGTTGTAACTCACACTCCTCTTTAAAGTACGAAACAACCTCCGTAATATTTTCAACTCCATAAACCTCTAATCCATCAACAACGGCAGCCTCAGGTGCATTTTGTTTAGGAAGAATAAAACCCTTATAACCCTCTTGCTTTGCCATAATAGCAATAGGTAAGGCTCCTTTTATGGGAAGTATTGAACCATCAAGCGACAACTCACCCATTATAAGATAATCCTTAAATTTATCGCTTTTTAGTTCTTCATTAGCTGCTAACAATCCTATTGCTATAGGAAGATCGTATGCCGAACCCTCCTTTTTTATATCGGCAGGAGCAAGATTTACCACCACTTTACGACGTGGAAATTTCAGTCCATTATGCGATAGTGCCGATATTATACGCTGATGACTCTCTTTTACAGCAGCATCGGGTAATCCCACCATAAAAAATTGTATTCCTTGAGTACAATTAACCTCAATAGTTACAATTTGAGCATCAATACCCTGAAGGGCAGCAGCGTAAACTTTAGTTAGCATTATTAATAGTTTATTACTGTAGTTAAATTATTTATTAGAGACCTGTTTTTAATACATTCATCTCCTAAATCAATATGCCAGTTGGCTTCATCTTTAAGATATTTTGATGTAGAAGATTGAGTATTTACATTCCATGTTAAAAGTAATACTCTACTCTTTAGAGTTTTTATTTTACGAACCAACATTTCATGGTCGGCATCACCGGTAATAAGTACCACTACATCAAATTTACGTAGCAAAGTAAGTTCGTATGTCTCTAAGGCAAACCATGTATCTATACCTTTTTCAATAACAGTTACCTCTTCTCCTTTTTTAACTTCACGCAAATGTTTATAATGGAAAACAACATCGTTATCAATCATTGAATCTTCAAACTTACGCTCAACATATAATAGATGTTTATTACTTGCATCATTAACTCTATATCTACCTCTAAAATAATGATTTTCTGTAATTTGACAATCTGAAAATTCTACACCTGACTTTTCAGAAATAGTAGTTCTAATATAATTTAATATAGCAGTAAGATTAAGTGCCAAAGAGGACTCTTTTTTTAGACCTTCCTCTATTTTAGCATAATATCCACCATCAATAAAAACACCAACTGAAACAACTTTACTTTCCATTTTTTCTTCTATTTTTACGTACTATATCTAAACTATCATTATTAATAATAGTTTTTTCAATCAAATAATTAAGTGAATCCAACTCCAACTCTCTTCCTATTATTACACCATTCCTGTTTAAAAGAAATGTAGATGGAATAACTCTTAAATTTATAGTTGCAATATCCTTATTTGTCCAACCATCAGGTAGGTAAGTTTGAAAAGATTTTAGATTCTCTTTCTCTATTGTATTTTCCCAGTTTGTTTTATTAATATCCAAAGATACTAAATGCGAAGATACTTTATCTTTGTGTTTAAGAGTATCATAAAACAACTCAATATCTCTAACTCTTTGTATTGATATAGAATCAGAAGAATCCCAAAAAGTAAGTATAGTTATTTTACTATTGTATGTATAACTATAAACTAAACTATCCTTTACCGTTTTTAATATTGAATATGGTAATGTTTTACCCTTATCTAATTTTTGCAGAGCAGCAAAGTGTTCAACTCGTGCCGAAATAACATCTGTTTTTGCAGATGGTGGTAGTTTCTCTGATAGTTCACGAGTTAATTTTTTATATTTAGGAGAGGCTATATAATTATAAATAATAAAAGTTGAAGATGAGTTTTTGATATTTGATTCTACAAAATTTACCGCTTTTTTTACTATTGAATCATTTGTTTTATTTAATTCACTCAAATATAAAGAATCTTTATAATTATCAATATAGATATTTTTTAAAGAGTCATACTTAATTAAAATATCGGAGTTATTATTAAAAAAATCACCTATTAATATATTTGTTGAATCACCATCTATTACTGTTTGATAAGGTTTTGAAGATCCTGATAAAACAACACTCTCATCCTCTTTTAAAAAAAGAGAAGTTATATTATTCAAATTTTCATCTATTAAATATATAGGTGTTTTACTGTTATTGAGTTTTAAATTACATTTAAAATCACCATTCTCAATTAATATAGTATCAGTAATAATACCAGAACTGAAATTTTCATAAACAGCATAAATTATATCACCCTCGTAATCTGTAAAATTACCTTTAATTTCAGCAGATGAAAATATATCTATTTTACTGCACGAAACAAATAAAAATATAGATACAAGTATATATATAATTTTTCTCATTATTTATTTTTGTATTAAGGATTATACAAATCAGTATTACGAAATTCTAAAATATCCATCATCATTTTGTGAGCCTCTTTAGCAGGAGAAGAAGGATTAATCTCAACAGCCGTTAAATAACATCTTATGGCTTGAGCATTATTACCTATCTTACGATAAGCATTCCCCAATCTGAAAAAAGCATTATCATCACTTTTATTTTGTTGAGTATATAGTTCAAGTTCCGCAATCAAGTTATCTAAATTATCACTCATTATTAATAAGTTTTGCTATTGTACTAACAAATAATTTATGTTCAATTTTAAGTAATTTCTTTTTTAATAACTCAATATCATTACCCTCGTATGGTAAAGTTTTTTGAGCAATAATATTACCACTATCCAAATCACTATTAACATAGTGAATAGTAATACCATAAACCTTTACACCATAAGCCATAGCCTGTTCAACAGCATCTTTACCTTTAAAAGCAGGTAAAATAGATGGGTGCGTATTTATAATTTTACCCTCATATTTGCTTAATAACTCTTCGCCAACTATTCTCATATAACCAGCCAGACATATTAAATCAACTTTATAAGAGGCAAGTTTAAGAGTAATAGTTTTTTCATAATCATATTTAGTAGCAAAATCTTTAGGAAAAATAACAAAACTCTCAATACCTAAACGTTTTGCTCTTTTAATAACGTATGCATCTTTTTTATCACACACTAAAAGAACAACATTAGCATCAATTATTCGCTTATTACACGCCTTTACAATTGCTTCAAAATTTGATCCACTGCCCGAAGCAAAAACAACAATATTTTTCAAATTATAAACAGACTATTATAGTTTAAGTTTCTCTGAAATATCTAACATACGTTGTATTGAAACAACAGCCTTTTTTCTAATCTCTTCATCAACAAAAACCTCATGTTCTTCATTTAAAAGAGAATTATATAGTTTTTCAAGAGTATTATATTTCATATAAGCACACTCATTACAAGCACATGTAGAGTCTTCTGGAGGAGCAGGAATAAACTCTTTATCGGGACATGATAAACACATCTTATGTAATATACCCGACTCTGTTGCTACTATAAATTTTTTGCAATCACTTTTAATAGCATAATTCAATAGAGCAGCAGTTGATCCAACTTTATCGGCAACTATAAGAATATGTTTTTTACACTCTGGGTGAGCCAATATCTCAGCATCAGGATTTTGTTCCTTAAGTTCTTTTATTTTTTGAAGTGAGAATTGTTCATGAACATCACAAGCACCATTCCAAACAACCATCTCTCGCCCTGTAACAGAGTTAATATAACTTCCTAAGTTTCTATCAGGGCCAAAAATAATCTTTTCATCTTTTGGAAACGATTCAACAATCTCTTTAGCATTAGAACTTGTAACAACAACATCAGTCAAAGCCTTAACCTCCGCAGTAGTATTAACATACGATATAACTTTATATCCAGGATACTGTTTAATAAACTCAGCCAAATCCTCAGCCTTACAACTATCAGCCAAAGAGCAACCGGCACTGTTATCAGGAATTAATACTTTTTTATCGGGACACAATATTTTAGCAGTTTCGCCCATAAAGTTAACACCACAAACTACAAGAATATCGGCATCAGTTTTAGCAGCCCATTGTGCAAGAGCAAGACTATCGCCAACAAAATCTGCAACATCTTGAATTTCGTTACGTTGGTAGTAGTGTGCTAAGATAACAGCATTCTTCTCCTCTTTTAATTTTTTTATTTTATCTACTATATTCATAAATTTTGAATTTAGTTATACTCCAATCCTTTTTCAACAAACAAAATATTATATATTCTTTTTTAAAAAGTAAAAAAATAATGATGATAATATATTGTTAATACGTTTGATATCTTTTTTACTATATATTTTGAAATTTGGTTATTAATATTCAATTAACAAAATAAACATATTAATCAACAGCATTAATAATTGATTATAAATAGAATATATACTTTATTAACACACTGTTGATAAAGTACAAAGTTAATTAAATTTTTTATTTTTAATATTGATAACCCATAAATATAATGTGAATAAATAAAAAGAAAAGAAATTAAATAATAACAGCAGATATTTAAATATTTGATTATACAAATCTACTATTTAAAAATGCAACAATATTTTTTAAAAAGTTATTCTCAACTATTAACAACTTATCAACATGTTTATTAATAACTCAATTTTAATAATAAAAAAAAGAACTCTTTATGAGTTCTTTTTTTATGTAACTTATTATGTATTATATTATTAAGAAAAAATATTAATTAATACTATTCTCTCTTAATACCCTATCAGTTACAGTTTCAATCCATCTTAAAATATATTTCTCTTGAATATAAGTAGAAATTTCAATCATAATAGTCTGTTTTTCTTCAATGGTAATATCA
This genomic interval carries:
- a CDS encoding PorT family protein; its protein translation is MKRILYILLLLLVVTLANAQTRKLERRPYADQKRVHFGFSLGLNMQNLRLVPTGEPDENGEIWLADVPTFSPGFNVGLLCDLYLCPYLNLRFTPAFLFGNKTVTFRGEFSGEERKTDVKSNYIQAPIELKYSAKRLNNYRPYIMVGVAPTFDVSKKRGDLLRLKTYDTYLEIGLGCDVYFQYFKFIPELKFAFGLQDILNRKRDDLLDPAEYKYTAAIDRVSSKMVILTFYFE
- a CDS encoding YifB family Mg chelatase-like AAA ATPase, coding for MLTKVYAAALQGIDAQIVTIEVNCTQGIQFFMVGLPDAAVKESHQRIISALSHNGLKFPRRKVVVNLAPADIKKEGSAYDLPIAIGLLAANEELKSDKFKDYLIMGELSLDGSILPIKGALPIAIMAKQEGYKGFILPKQNAPEAAVVDGLEVYGVENITEVVSYFKEECELQQIVIDAQTEFYDKQQIFDIDFEDVKGQENVKRAFEVAAAGGHNLIMVGPPGSGKSMLAKRIPTILPPLTLDEALETTKIHSVAGRTGDTGALITRRPFRSPHHTISGVALVGGGTYPQPGEISLAHNGVLFLDELPEFSRSVLEVMRQPLEDRKITISRAKNTVEYPAGIMLVASMNPCPCGYYNHPTKECICSEGAVTRYLNRISGPLLDRIDIQIEVIPVEFEKLSSTAKGESSAVVRERVMRAREIQTRRFADTPGVYCNAQMSSRHLNKWALPDKDSIAMLKVAMERFNLSARAYDRILKVARTIADLEGSEEVKSYHIQEAITYRNLDRGNWGI
- a CDS encoding NYN domain-containing protein, which codes for MESKVVSVGVFIDGGYYAKIEEGLKKESSLALNLTAILNYIRTTISEKSGVEFSDCQITENHYFRGRYRVNDASNKHLLYVERKFEDSMIDNDVVFHYKHLREVKKGEEVTVIEKGIDTWFALETYELTLLRKFDVVVLITGDADHEMLVRKIKTLKSRVLLLTWNVNTQSSTSKYLKDEANWHIDLGDECIKNRSLINNLTTVINY
- a CDS encoding thioredoxin family protein, whose product is MRKIIYILVSIFLFVSCSKIDIFSSAEIKGNFTDYEGDIIYAVYENFSSGIITDTILIENGDFKCNLKLNNSKTPIYLIDENLNNITSLFLKEDESVVLSGSSKPYQTVIDGDSTNILIGDFFNNNSDILIKYDSLKNIYIDNYKDSLYLSELNKTNDSIVKKAVNFVESNIKNSSSTFIIYNYIASPKYKKLTRELSEKLPPSAKTDVISARVEHFAALQKLDKGKTLPYSILKTVKDSLVYSYTYNSKITILTFWDSSDSISIQRVRDIELFYDTLKHKDKVSSHLVSLDINKTNWENTIEKENLKSFQTYLPDGWTNKDIATINLRVIPSTFLLNRNGVIIGRELELDSLNYLIEKTIINNDSLDIVRKNRRKNGK
- a CDS encoding tetratricopeptide repeat protein, producing MSDNLDNLIAELELYTQQNKSDDNAFFRLGNAYRKIGNNAQAIRCYLTAVEINPSSPAKEAHKMMMDILEFRNTDLYNP
- the purN gene encoding phosphoribosylglycinamide formyltransferase, translated to MKNIVVFASGSGSNFEAIVKACNKRIIDANVVLLVCDKKDAYVIKRAKRLGIESFVIFPKDFATKYDYEKTITLKLASYKVDLICLAGYMRIVGEELLSKYEGKIINTHPSILPAFKGKDAVEQAMAYGVKVYGITIHYVNSDLDSGNIIAQKTLPYEGNDIELLKKKLLKIEHKLFVSTIAKLINNE
- the nadA gene encoding quinolinate synthase NadA → MNIVDKIKKLKEEKNAVILAHYYQRNEIQDVADFVGDSLALAQWAAKTDADILVVCGVNFMGETAKILCPDKKVLIPDNSAGCSLADSCKAEDLAEFIKQYPGYKVISYVNTTAEVKALTDVVVTSSNAKEIVESFPKDEKIIFGPDRNLGSYINSVTGREMVVWNGACDVHEQFSLQKIKELKEQNPDAEILAHPECKKHILIVADKVGSTAALLNYAIKSDCKKFIVATESGILHKMCLSCPDKEFIPAPPEDSTCACNECAYMKYNTLEKLYNSLLNEEHEVFVDEEIRKKAVVSIQRMLDISEKLKL